One part of the Paramormyrops kingsleyae isolate MSU_618 chromosome 2, PKINGS_0.4, whole genome shotgun sequence genome encodes these proteins:
- the kazald3 gene encoding kazal-type serine peptidase inhibitor domain 3 isoform X1: MLWNIIVLVTLLQLRNSESFPNSRLDTTDEDGDSVYFHSMEAETYGRNGTECERCVPQQCPEAVGCRAGLVLDRCGCCYECGNSEGQPCDLDNSNVFSGLCGSDLRCEIDMSDLRYGEVLEPQCVCVFQEAVCASDGRTFINLCQFKDAAYSKPGLRIDSSGPCQTVPLIKVPPHNRVNVSGSTVMFLCEVFAFPMALIEWRKDGSDLILPGDDPHISVQSRGGPMKYELSSWLQIEGVVPEDAGMYRCVAHNHLGNISASAVLGVLRPEEVSAFSTEDMPASFAYDPQSDYDEDYY; encoded by the exons ATGTTATGGAATATAATAGTTTTAGTAACATTGTTGCAGCTCAGAAATAGTGAGAGCTTCCCAAACAGCAGACTTGACACCACCGATGAAGATGGTGACTCCGTCTATTTCCACAGCATGGAAGCTGAGACCTACGGCAGGAATGGGACGGAGTGTGAGCGGTGTGTGCCGCAGCAGTGCCCGGAGGCGGTGggctgcagagccgggctggttCTGGACAGATGCGGCTGCTGTTACGAGTGCGGCAACTCGGAAGGGCAGCCGTGTGACCTGGACAACAGCAACGTCTTTTCCGGGCTCTGCGGGTCAGACCTGCGGTGTGAAATCGACATGTCGGATCTGAGATACGGGGAAGTGCTTGAGCcgcagtgcgtgtgtgtgtttcaggagGCAGTCTGCGCTTCCGACGGCAGGACTTTTATAAACCTTTGCCAGTTTAAAGATGCGGCTTATTCAAAGCCAGGGCTGCGCATCGACAGCAGCGGGCCATGTCAAACAG TTCCCCTTATCAAGGTGCCGCCACACAACCGCGTGAACGTGAGCGGCAGCACCGTGATGTTCCTCTGCGAGGTCTTCGCCTTCCCCATGGCCTTGATAGAGTGGCGGAAGGATGGCAGCGACCTCATTCTACCAGGGGATGACCCTCACATCTCTGTACAG TCACGCGGAGGCCCAATGAAATACGAGCTGTCCAGCTGGCTACAAATCGAGGGTGTCGTCCCAGAGGATGCAGGCATGTATCGCTGTGTGGCCCACAACCATCTGGGCAACATCTCTGCGTCTGCAGTGCTGGGAGTTCtgagaccag AGGAAGTGTCTGCATTTTCCACAGAAGACATGCCAGCGTCGTTTGCTTATGATCCACAGAGTGACTATGACGAGGACTATTACTAA
- the kazald3 gene encoding kazal-type serine peptidase inhibitor domain 3 isoform X2 encodes MEAETYGRNGTECERCVPQQCPEAVGCRAGLVLDRCGCCYECGNSEGQPCDLDNSNVFSGLCGSDLRCEIDMSDLRYGEVLEPQCVCVFQEAVCASDGRTFINLCQFKDAAYSKPGLRIDSSGPCQTVPLIKVPPHNRVNVSGSTVMFLCEVFAFPMALIEWRKDGSDLILPGDDPHISVQSRGGPMKYELSSWLQIEGVVPEDAGMYRCVAHNHLGNISASAVLGVLRPEEVSAFSTEDMPASFAYDPQSDYDEDYY; translated from the exons ATGGAAGCTGAGACCTACGGCAGGAATGGGACGGAGTGTGAGCGGTGTGTGCCGCAGCAGTGCCCGGAGGCGGTGggctgcagagccgggctggttCTGGACAGATGCGGCTGCTGTTACGAGTGCGGCAACTCGGAAGGGCAGCCGTGTGACCTGGACAACAGCAACGTCTTTTCCGGGCTCTGCGGGTCAGACCTGCGGTGTGAAATCGACATGTCGGATCTGAGATACGGGGAAGTGCTTGAGCcgcagtgcgtgtgtgtgtttcaggagGCAGTCTGCGCTTCCGACGGCAGGACTTTTATAAACCTTTGCCAGTTTAAAGATGCGGCTTATTCAAAGCCAGGGCTGCGCATCGACAGCAGCGGGCCATGTCAAACAG TTCCCCTTATCAAGGTGCCGCCACACAACCGCGTGAACGTGAGCGGCAGCACCGTGATGTTCCTCTGCGAGGTCTTCGCCTTCCCCATGGCCTTGATAGAGTGGCGGAAGGATGGCAGCGACCTCATTCTACCAGGGGATGACCCTCACATCTCTGTACAG TCACGCGGAGGCCCAATGAAATACGAGCTGTCCAGCTGGCTACAAATCGAGGGTGTCGTCCCAGAGGATGCAGGCATGTATCGCTGTGTGGCCCACAACCATCTGGGCAACATCTCTGCGTCTGCAGTGCTGGGAGTTCtgagaccag AGGAAGTGTCTGCATTTTCCACAGAAGACATGCCAGCGTCGTTTGCTTATGATCCACAGAGTGACTATGACGAGGACTATTACTAA